In a single window of the Terriglobales bacterium genome:
- a CDS encoding LuxR C-terminal-related transcriptional regulator, which translates to MVAKGLGNKEIAAALNIAEVTVKLHVSHVLEKLNVRDRTEAATAALHRGIISLE; encoded by the coding sequence ATGGTGGCCAAGGGCCTTGGAAACAAAGAAATCGCGGCCGCGCTGAACATCGCCGAGGTCACGGTCAAGCTACATGTCAGCCATGTCCTCGAGAAACTCAATGTAAGGGATCGAACCGAAGCCGCTACCGCGGCACTCCACCGCGG